The Desertifilum tharense IPPAS B-1220 genomic interval TTCGCTTAATCCCTCTTGCACCAAGCGCCCCATCGCGGATTGAGTTTCGCTCAGTTGGGTTTGGAGTCGTTCGACTTCAGCTTGGAGGCTGCTGACTTGCTGCTGAAGGGTTTGCTCTTGGTGCTGCAATTGGGCGATCCGGGCGCTCAGGGAATCAGCCTCTTCGCTGGCTTCTACGTCCGCTGTTGCTGCGGGGGTCTCCGCAGGGGGTTCGGGGTGAATCACGGCTTCTGAGGACTGTTCTGACGCCTCTGCGGCCCATAAATCCTCGGTTTCCTCAGTCAGATCCAAGGGGGACTTGCTCGGTCGATCTTCCGCCGGGAGGGGTAAGCCTTCGACTTCCTCTGGAGGGGTTTCCGGTTGCGGATGTTCGGATGCTTGCTCTGGGATTTGAGACTCGTCTGAATTCATCTAACTCGTATAATTTAGCTGACTACTAATTCTAAGACTGCACGGGACAGTAGGTTTCCAGGCAAGACTTTAACATCTTCGGGTCAAATAAAATGGGGAGAAAATGAATGCTCTTAACTTCTTTGAAGTAGAAGAGGATGGGGACACTAGGCCAGAAGATTTTCCAGTTTTGCCAGTCTTGGTAAGGAAAATGCCGAATGCAGGTTTCTTGGCGGTATACGTCTAGGGCGGTGTCGGTGAAGACAAGGCGTAAGGTTCCGGCTTGAAACATTAAAAATAAGCCAAATAGGGCGATCGCGCCGCCTACCCACAGGCTGAGAAAAAAGCCGGGAATGGCTAAAACTAGCACGCCAATGGGGACATTGTAACTCGGTGCGAGGGCGATCGCTTGAGTAGACTCAGAAGGGATTGTCGCTTTCATCTGTCACTCCGCTAAAGGACAAGAAATTGCATCAGGCAACTTAACCCTTCTCATTGTACTGATTGGTTTGCAACTATTGAGTTAAAACGCGTTGAGGACAGCCGCTCCCAACCCTTGGAACATCAGCCAAGATAAGAAGAAGTTGGAAATGAAAATTGCCAGTAATGAGGTGACAACTGCCGTTGTGGTTGATTGTCCCACCCCTTTAGCGCCCCCGGTGGTGGTGAGTCCCCAGCTACAGCCAATGACAGCAATTAAGCCGCCAAATACCGCCGCCTTAATGGCAGCGCTGAAAATATCCCACCCGCCGAGGAAGTTCTGCACGGAGCTAAGAAACAGGCTAGAAGAGATACTATAAAAACTTTGGGCAATCAATAAACCCCCAGTCATACCCGCCAGGAAACATAAAACGGTCAGTAGGGGGAGCATTAAGCAGCAGGCTAACACTCTCGGAATCACCAAGTAATCGATCGGATCGGTTTTGAGCATGTAAAGGGCGTCTATTTGCTCAGTCACGCGCATTGTGCCAATTTCTGCCGCAAACGCCGAACCAACCCTTCCGGCGACTACAACCGCCGTGAGGACGGGGGCCAGTTCCCGCGCTAAGGCTAGCCCTAAAACCCCACCAACAGCAGCCTTTGCGCCAAAGTTAATAAACTCCCGCGCCACCTGAATGGTAAAGACCATGCCCACAAATCCTGCCGTCACTAAGGCAATGCCTAAAGAAGCGGGCCCGACAACCATCATCTGCTCAAACGTATTGCGGCGGTGGATTTTACCAGAAAGCAGGTGAAACAATACTTGTCCGCCTAGTAAAAACGCAGCCAATAGGCGATAGGCCCATTGCCCTAAACCTGTTCTTGGTCTTGCTTGACTCAATCGGCTACCAACACCTTAAAGACTATTGAGAAGTTTTGAGTTTCTGAGGAAGGGGTCTTCAGCCAGAACTCAATCTTGTGCGTCTTCTGAGAGTTTGCACGTTGCCCGCTCAGAAGCTTGGCTCAATCATAGTGGGAGAGCTAGCGTTTAGGCAACTCTTCCTAACCAGACGAGGATATTAAAAGCGAGCCATAGAAGTTCAAAAAGATTTCCTCAACAAAATTTAAGATTTCTGAAGAGAGTCTGCAAAAGTCGCGATCGCGCCTATTGTAGAGGGGAGGAAAGTCAGTCTTTCTATTCCTTGTGCAAAACAGTTGAACCCCTTTCGTTCCCGTACTTGCATGAGCATATTGCTAATTTTTCTTCGCTCTTTGTTACTCACCAGCGTTCTGAGCTTTCTGGCTCCCTCCCTGGTGTTTGGTTTGATCTGGATGAGTCTAGGCGTTAGCGGTCGCATTCCGGGCCTAGCAGCACTCTCCCAGACAGGGGTTACGCAAGTTCAGAGTTTTTTAGCCACCTTTGGCAGCGGTCAACCGCTAGAAGGTTTATTAGTCATTGGGATCGCATGTAGTTTTGTGGGTATGTTATTCGACAGCTACGCCTTCTATCGCGATCAAATCTTGCATAGCTAGCTCTTCAAAGAGTGCTGAGTGCTGAGTGCTGAGTGCTGAGTGCTGAGTAAGTATCTAGAACAACTCCCCATCCCCCCACCTCCCCAACCCCCAACTCCTAACTCCCAATTCCCTTCCCCAAAAAGTGGGGATTTGGGAAAAAATTAGTGAAAATGCAAAGAGAAGCACAGAAAGTTATCGAAGTCTTCTCAAGCAAATTCATGCAGTATTGCTCTGCCATGCGTCAATTCCGTTTTCAGATCGCTGCAATTCGTCAGCGCCTTTATACTCAGCCGATGCGAGCCGTTGCGATCGCTCTCGTTGCGATCGCCCTCAGCCTCATGGCTGGCGTTCCCTCCGCTCAGGCTAGAACCACCGCTCCCACTCAGGCCGTTGCTGCTGCTAAATCTATTCAACCCTACCTTGACCGGGTTGAGAAGCAAATCCAAGAATTCACCCTCGACAACGGCTTAAAATTCATCGTTCTCGAACGTCACCAAGCACCCATCGTCTCCTTTATCACCTATGCAGATGTGGGAGGAGTAGACGAACCTCCCGGTCAAACTGGCGTCGCGCATTACCTCGAACACCTTGCCTTCAAAGGGACTGACCGGATCGGCACCAAAAATTACGCCGAAGAAAAACCCCTACTCGCTCGCCTTGACCAACTGTTTGACCAAATTCAAGAGGCCTTGGCGGCGGGAAACGCCCAACAAGCCGAACAACTCCAAGCCGAGTTTGAACAAACGCGCGCCTTAGCGGCCGAGTATTCCGTTCAAAACGAATTTGGACAAATTGTTCAACGTTCCGGCGGAGTTGGCTTAAATGCCACCACCTCCTCCGATGCCACCCGCTACTTCTACAGTTTCCCTGCCAATAAACTCGAACTGTGGATGTCTCTGGAGTCTGAACGCTTTCTAGACCCTGTATTTCGCGAATTCTACGAAGAAAAAGAAGTCATCCTCGAAGAACGCCGGATGCGAACCGATAACTCGCCATTAGGCAAGATGATTGAAGTATTCCTAGAAACCGCATTTCAAGTTCATCCCTATCGCCAACCCGTTATTGGCTACGAACAGGACCTGCGAAACCTGAGACGAGGGGATGTGCAAGCCTTCTTTGACGCTTATTACGTTCCCAGCAATTTAACCATCGCCATTGTTGGGGATGTAGAGTTAGATAACGTTAAAAGACTGGCTCAAATCTACTTTGGTCGTTACGAAGACCGACCGAGAGCTTCCCAAGAACTTCCCGCAGAACCCCCGCAAACTGCTACGCGCAACATCACCGTCAACTTACCTTCTCAACCCTGGTATTTAGAAGGCTATCACCGTCCGGCGTTGAACCATCCCGACCATGCCGTTTACGATATGATGGGCAGCATCCTTAGCGATGGCCGTACCTCTCGCCTGTACAAAACTTTAGTCGAAGACCAACAGGTTGCTTTAGCGGCTGCTGGGTTTAGCGGTTTTCCTGGTAATAAGCACCCCAACTTAATGCTGTTCTACGCGCTAACGGCACCAGGTCGCAGCGTTGAAGATGTGGCTGGAGCGTTGCGGACGCAAATTGAACGGCTGAAAGCCGAACCCGTGACCCAACCGGAACTAGAACGCGTTAAGACCCAAGCCAGAGCGGGTTTATTGCGATCGCTCGATTCTAACTCAGGGATGGCGAGTTTGCTTGTGGAGTACGAAGCCAAAACCGGATCGTGGCGCAACCTCTTTAAAGAGCCAGAATATATCGAACGGGTGAGTGCTGCCGATATCCAGCGGGTTGCTCGCGCCACCTTTACTCCCCAAAATCGCACGGAAGGTCGCCTGTTATCTCAGCCTGCTTCCTAAAATCCGAACTTCTGCTCGCCTCAAATCAGATTGCCAATAATATCTATCACCCATGATTAACTTACGAGTCTTTCGCCGTCGCGGGAGAATGCGCTATCTCTGGATCTCGCTATTGCTGGTGAGTATGCTGGTGGTGAGTCAGTGGCGCATTCCCGCAATTGCAGCCACCGCCAGACACTACACGGAGTTAACCTTCGGCCCGCTGCCGGAAATTCAATTTCCTGAGTATACGCGCTACCAAATGCGGAATGGCATCACGGTCTTTTTGATTGAAAACCGCGAGTTGCCTTTAGTCAACGGAACAGCGATGTTTCATACTGGGGGACGCCTCGAACCCGCCGATAAGATTGGTTTAGCCAGTCTGACTGGAGAAGTGATGCGAACGGGAGGAACCCGCCAACATCCGCCAGCCGAATTGAACCAACTTTTAGAACAACGTGCAGCTTCGGTGGAAACTTCCATTGATACTGCTGTAGGTCAAGCGAGTTTTAGTGGTTTGTCCCAAGATACCGAGCAAATTCTGGAGTTATTTGCTGAGGTGTTGCGCGAACCGGCGTTTGTTCCCGAACAGTTAGAGTTAGCCAAAACCCAGCGACGCGGGGAAATTGCTCGCCGCAATGATAACCCGGATGGCATTGCTCGGCGCGAGTTTCAAAAACTGGTCTATGGCAATTCGAGTCCCTATGCTTGGACGATAGAATATGACACCCTCGACAATATCCGCCGCGAGGATTTAATTAACTTCTACCAGCAGTATTTCCATCCCAATAATATGATTTTGGGAATTGTTGGAGATTTTGATACGGCGACGATGCGCCGACTGTTGGAGGAGAAGTTTGGGAACTGGCAACCCTCCCCTGAGTTCCGGCGTCCGGCGTTACCTGGGGTGCAACAAGCCAATTCAGGTGGCGTATTTGTGATTGACCAGCCGCAGTTGACTCAAAGTAATATCTTGTTGGGTCATTTGGGGGGACAGCTTGATAGTCCCGACCATGCGGCGCTAACGGTGATGAATGAGGTTCTTAATGGGTTTGGGGGTCGCTTGTTTAATGAAGTGCGATCGCGCCAAGGTTTGGCCTATTCTGTGTATGGTTTTTGGAATCCTCGGTTTGATTTTCCCGGAACCTTTATCGCCGGGGGTCAAACCCGTTCTGAAGCAACGGTTCCCTTTATTCAGTCGGTGATGTCGGAAATTGAGCGCATTCGCACTGCTCCAATTTCGGCTCAGGAGTTGCAATACGCTAAGGACTCGGTGTTAAATTCGTTTGTCTTCAATTTCCAAGACCCCTCTCAAGTTCTAGCGCGACTCATGCGTTACGAATATTATGGCTATCCGGCTGATTTTATCTTCCAATACCAGCGCGGGGTCGAAAATACGACCATTGCCGATATACAGCGCGTCGCTAGAACCTATCTCAAACCCGAAAATATGGTGACGCTTGTGGTTG includes:
- a CDS encoding DUF3119 family protein, producing the protein MKATIPSESTQAIALAPSYNVPIGVLVLAIPGFFLSLWVGGAIALFGLFLMFQAGTLRLVFTDTALDVYRQETCIRHFPYQDWQNWKIFWPSVPILFYFKEVKSIHFLPILFDPKMLKSCLETYCPVQS
- a CDS encoding MlaE family lipid ABC transporter permease subunit: MSQARPRTGLGQWAYRLLAAFLLGGQVLFHLLSGKIHRRNTFEQMMVVGPASLGIALVTAGFVGMVFTIQVAREFINFGAKAAVGGVLGLALARELAPVLTAVVVAGRVGSAFAAEIGTMRVTEQIDALYMLKTDPIDYLVIPRVLACCLMLPLLTVLCFLAGMTGGLLIAQSFYSISSSLFLSSVQNFLGGWDIFSAAIKAAVFGGLIAVIGCSWGLTTTGGAKGVGQSTTTAVVTSLLAIFISNFFLSWLMFQGLGAAVLNAF
- a CDS encoding pitrilysin family protein, with the translated sequence MQYCSAMRQFRFQIAAIRQRLYTQPMRAVAIALVAIALSLMAGVPSAQARTTAPTQAVAAAKSIQPYLDRVEKQIQEFTLDNGLKFIVLERHQAPIVSFITYADVGGVDEPPGQTGVAHYLEHLAFKGTDRIGTKNYAEEKPLLARLDQLFDQIQEALAAGNAQQAEQLQAEFEQTRALAAEYSVQNEFGQIVQRSGGVGLNATTSSDATRYFYSFPANKLELWMSLESERFLDPVFREFYEEKEVILEERRMRTDNSPLGKMIEVFLETAFQVHPYRQPVIGYEQDLRNLRRGDVQAFFDAYYVPSNLTIAIVGDVELDNVKRLAQIYFGRYEDRPRASQELPAEPPQTATRNITVNLPSQPWYLEGYHRPALNHPDHAVYDMMGSILSDGRTSRLYKTLVEDQQVALAAAGFSGFPGNKHPNLMLFYALTAPGRSVEDVAGALRTQIERLKAEPVTQPELERVKTQARAGLLRSLDSNSGMASLLVEYEAKTGSWRNLFKEPEYIERVSAADIQRVARATFTPQNRTEGRLLSQPAS
- a CDS encoding pitrilysin family protein, encoding MINLRVFRRRGRMRYLWISLLLVSMLVVSQWRIPAIAATARHYTELTFGPLPEIQFPEYTRYQMRNGITVFLIENRELPLVNGTAMFHTGGRLEPADKIGLASLTGEVMRTGGTRQHPPAELNQLLEQRAASVETSIDTAVGQASFSGLSQDTEQILELFAEVLREPAFVPEQLELAKTQRRGEIARRNDNPDGIARREFQKLVYGNSSPYAWTIEYDTLDNIRREDLINFYQQYFHPNNMILGIVGDFDTATMRRLLEEKFGNWQPSPEFRRPALPGVQQANSGGVFVIDQPQLTQSNILLGHLGGQLDSPDHAALTVMNEVLNGFGGRLFNEVRSRQGLAYSVYGFWNPRFDFPGTFIAGGQTRSEATVPFIQSVMSEIERIRTAPISAQELQYAKDSVLNSFVFNFQDPSQVLARLMRYEYYGYPADFIFQYQRGVENTTIADIQRVARTYLKPENMVTLVVGNNQAINPPLSSLAQGTSVTSIDITIPDRSST